In one Dama dama isolate Ldn47 chromosome 5, ASM3311817v1, whole genome shotgun sequence genomic region, the following are encoded:
- the KIAA1671 gene encoding uncharacterized protein KIAA1671 homolog isoform X5, translating into MEYYYCPSLLKLLRYLWDQLKQCFSRRTPEAKDTDTLVQEADSQYGTWPDQRQSGESLAPESPSPDSSATSAWKQPPSSRLSSLSSQTEVTSAGDQHDCSRDQRSTSVDRSSTDLESTDGMEGPPLPDACPAKKVDDFSFIDQTSVLDSSALKTRVQLGKSSRRRAPTARSLRRSRTGEPDGRSAWEEEPDSAWMFRDSTEEKSPRKEESDEEERTPRAERSPVCRPQRMPVFPGVDPAALKAQLHKRPEADSPSEAPGWAPQPKTPKSPFQPGVLGSRVLPSSMEKDERSDEPSPQWLKELKSKKRQSLYENQA; encoded by the exons GATCAGCTGAAGCAGTGTTTCTCCAGGCGGACCCCCGAGGCCAAGGACACCGACACCCTCGTGCAGGAAGCCGACAGTCAGTATGGGACGTGGCCAGACCAGCGCCAGAGCGGGGAGAG TTTGGCCCCTGAGTCCCCGTCCCCGGATAGCAGTGCCACCTCGGCTTGGAAGCAGCCCCCCAGCAGCCGCCTGTCCTCGCTGTCCTCCCAAACGGAGGTCACCTCAGCCGGGGACCAGCACGACTGTTCCAGGGACCAGCGGAGCACCAGCGTGGACCGATCCAGCACGGACCTGGAGTCTACTGACGGAATGGAGGGGCCGCCCCTGCCGGACGCCTGCCCCGCAAAGAAGGTGGACGACTTCTCCTTTATCGAT CAAACCTCAGTGCTCGACTCAAGTGCCCTCAAGACCCGGGTGCAGCTCGGCAAGAGCAGCCGGCGCCGCGCTCCCACGGCCCGCTCGCTCCGGCGCAGCCGCACCGGCGAGCCAGACGGCAGGTCCGCCTGGGAGGAGGAGCCCGACAGCGCGTGGATGTTCCGGGACTCCACGG AGGAGAAATCCCCGAGGAAGGAAGAGTCAGACGAGGAGGAGAGGACGCCCAGGGCCGAGAGGTCGCCCGTCTGCAGACCTCAGAGGATGCCTGTGTTTCCCGGCGTGGACCCGGCTGCACTGAAG GCTCAGCTGCACAAGAGGCCAGAGGCAGACAGTCCCAGCGAAGCCCCTGGCTGGGCCCCCCAGCCCAAGACCCCCAAGTCTCCCTTCCAGCCTGGGGTGCTGGGCAGTCGCGTGCTACCCTCCAGCATGGAGAAGGATGAGAG ATCGGACGAGCCCTCTCCCCAGTGGCTGAAGGAGCTGAAATCCAAGAAGAGACAAAGCCTGTATGAGAATCAAGCTTGA